TCACCAGGCCGTGCGGTTCGAGGGCGGCCGCGACATCCTGCCAGCGCGCTCCCGGGCCAATCCGCACCAGACGGCTGCCCTCGTCGAGCACCTCGATGTCGTTCATCGCAGCGAGACTGATGACGATGCCGCCGTCGTTGGTGGAGCGGCCGCTGATGCCGTGCCCACCGCTGCGCAACGACAGCGGTACGTGGCGATGATCGCGCGCGAAGGCGAGCGCCGCGACCACGTCGGCCGTGTTCCGGGCTTGCAACACGAGGCCGGGCGAACCGCCACGGAGGTAGGTCGACCGCGTCCGCGAGTACACGGTGTCGCCGGGTTCGACCGCGATGTCGGCCAGTGCAGCAGGCAGTCCGTCGTAGTCAATCCCCGGACGGCGCTTGGCACGCGCCTCGGCACGACGAGGTACGCGTTCGGCTCCAGGTGCCGCGGCGCGGAGGGTCGGGATGACCTCGCGGGCGAATGCCTCAATCGCGGCAGGGTCATCGGTGCGCAAAAAGAAGCCGGAGACGCCCTCCGCGAGCAGCGGTGCGAGATCGATGGCGGGGTCGGTCACAGTGACCGTGCGGCGGATCTCGCGCGGGTCGCGACCCAGCTCGCGGGCGGCCGCGTCAATGGCGGCATTGGCAGCGCGGAGTTGCTCCGGCGCGGTGACAGTGGTGAGCCAGCCGTCGGCTTCGCGGCCGGCGAGCTGCAGCGTCCGTGGGTCGTCGCCGGCCAGGTGGATCGGAACGTCGTGCGCGGGAGCCGGCCCGCGTTCGGCCCCGCCGACACGGAAGTGGTCGCCGTTGTAGCGCAGCAGTCTTGCGTCGTCGACGTTCCACATCGCGCGCACCACGTCGAGGGTTTCAGCGACCGCCTCGGAGTCGTCACCGCGGAACGCGAGCTCGAGCCGACCATTTGAGAGCAGGTCCAGGCTGGCCGATTTGCGGGCCAGGACGGCGGGGAACTCCGGAACTGGCAGCGCGGCCGACAGACGGACGCGCGCGGTTCGCGCGGCGATCCAGGACAGCAGCGTCCACTGATCCAATTGATCGTCGGTCTCGATGCTCACGCTGTCGAAGCCTCGCTGCTCGCTGAGCTCAGCCAGCTCCGCGGTGGTGATCGAGGTGCCGAACTGGAGTGCGTGGCGGTAGCTCATGGTGAATCAACTCTGCCGAATGGACGCGACATCCGCCAATCCACCGTAAGCTACTTACCAAGAGTTAGCGAGGTCGCCCGTGGACACTGAGTTCGAGCACATCAACGACGACGAATGCCGCAGGTTCCAGGCATCCGTCGAACTGGCCGGTCGCAAATGGGTGGCCGCGATCCTGCTCGCTGGGGCGCGCGGCGCGCGGCGGTTCTCGGAGTACCGAACCCTCGTTGAGGGCATCTCGGATCGGCTGCTCGCGGCTCGACTGAAGGAACTCGAGACCGAGGGCCTCATGCACCGCGACGTCCAGCCGACCACTCCCGTGTCGATCAGTTACGCTCCAACGGCATCGGGACAGCAACTGATCTCGCTGCTGCATCCACTCGTGACCTGGAGCCGAGAGCGGCAAGCGGCGGCGCCACTGTGACCCGATGTCGAGTGTTGCGGCACGGCGAGACGCGGCTTAGACTCAACGACATTCGAAGATCTGTTCGAATGAAAGGTTTCGGCTGATGCGCACCTCATACCCTGTCCAGGCGGTCGCTCTCTGGTTCAGCGACGGCTTTCCCGCCCGGCTCGTGCATGCCGGTGAGCGCTGGCGGGTCACTGACACTCCGACCCGACTGTTCGGCGAAGACGAGGCGATCCCGCCGATGATCACACACCCGCCGAGCCGGCCGATCGGCTGGCGTTTTCAGGCCACCAGCGCCAGCGGCGTCACGCAGATGTTCGAGGTGGTCGAGGTCGACGGAGAGTGGCTGCTCGGCCGCGTGTACGACTGAGCGCCGAACGCCGCTCGCCTGACTCAGGGGGCGTCGATACCGCGCTCCGCGAGTTCGGCACTGATGTCCTCCCGCGCCCGGAAGGCAAGATTAAGGACCTCCGTGGTCAGGATGCTCGGGAATCGTGACGCCGGCGTCGCGATGGACACGGCGGCGATCGGGCGACCGGATGCCCCGCGCAGGGCCACGCCGATCGCGCACACTCCGCTCTCGGCGCTTCCCCGATTGAGTGCGTAACCCTGCCGCGCGATGCCGCGGAGTTCACGGCGAAAGGCGGCGTACTCGGCGTCCGCCATCCGCTCGCCTGCGATATCCGCGCCCTGCGATCGATAAAGCCGCTCAAGCACCTGCTCGTCCACGGTCGCGAGCAGGACCTTGCCCCCGGAGGTGCGGTGTGCAGGCAGCACCTGGCCCTGCCTATTGCTCACCCGCAGAACATTCGACGATTCGACGGTAGAGAGGAACCTCACCGTTGCGCCGACGCGGATCATAAGGTTGACCGACTCATTCAGGCGGCCGGCAAGCAATTCAAGGTACGGGTGCGCGACGTCACGAAGCGCTCGCGTCCAGGAGGTGCGCACCGGGTTCCCATCCAGGCCGGGACCGGGAAGATAGGCGTGCGATTCGTCCTGCACGGCGAAACCGCGGTAGACCAACATCGTCAGCAGCCGGTGAGTGGTCGAGGGCGCGATTCCCAATTCGGCGGCGGCATCCTTCACCCGCAGGCGGCCCTGATCGCGCAGCAGCTGCAGCAGCCAGAGCGCGTTGTCGACCGAGTCGATCGC
The Diaminobutyricimonas sp. LJ205 genome window above contains:
- a CDS encoding LLM class flavin-dependent oxidoreductase, encoding MSYRHALQFGTSITTAELAELSEQRGFDSVSIETDDQLDQWTLLSWIAARTARVRLSAALPVPEFPAVLARKSASLDLLSNGRLELAFRGDDSEAVAETLDVVRAMWNVDDARLLRYNGDHFRVGGAERGPAPAHDVPIHLAGDDPRTLQLAGREADGWLTTVTAPEQLRAANAAIDAAARELGRDPREIRRTVTVTDPAIDLAPLLAEGVSGFFLRTDDPAAIEAFAREVIPTLRAAAPGAERVPRRAEARAKRRPGIDYDGLPAALADIAVEPGDTVYSRTRSTYLRGGSPGLVLQARNTADVVAALAFARDHRHVPLSLRSGGHGISGRSTNDGGIVISLAAMNDIEVLDEGSRLVRIGPGARWQDVAAALEPHGLVISSGDFGGVGVGGLATTGGIGFLGRNHGLAIDHLRAVDLVLADGSEVHASDTENPELFWAVRGAGANFGIVTAFEFEAAVVPAVGWAQLVFVVDDTADFLMRWGATQESAPRQTTSFLLMGAPRPDQPMIAQLSAMVDSDDPDTIIAQLQPFADIAPLYQQSVQLLPYAAALLKAQDVAHQGRGEPVSRSGLTRHITPEFAEATARFVRSGVTQFFQIRATGGAASDIAPDATAYAHRDANFAISAMGSNRAWLNAAWDSLYPFMDGLYLSFETESGPEQLEDAFTPMTLARLRELKARFDPDNLFNDNFPIAPALAEEAAS
- a CDS encoding helix-turn-helix domain-containing protein, which produces MDTEFEHINDDECRRFQASVELAGRKWVAAILLAGARGARRFSEYRTLVEGISDRLLAARLKELETEGLMHRDVQPTTPVSISYAPTASGQQLISLLHPLVTWSRERQAAAPL
- a CDS encoding IclR family transcriptional regulator, with the protein product MQHRPQYAIDSVDNALWLLQLLRDQGRLRVKDAAAELGIAPSTTHRLLTMLVYRGFAVQDESHAYLPGPGLDGNPVRTSWTRALRDVAHPYLELLAGRLNESVNLMIRVGATVRFLSTVESSNVLRVSNRQGQVLPAHRTSGGKVLLATVDEQVLERLYRSQGADIAGERMADAEYAAFRRELRGIARQGYALNRGSAESGVCAIGVALRGASGRPIAAVSIATPASRFPSILTTEVLNLAFRAREDISAELAERGIDAP